From Candidatus Cloacimonadota bacterium, one genomic window encodes:
- the nadE gene encoding NAD(+) synthase produces MDKIMDSDVKIKHLYSRMKIDPTKIAFSLGNFIRENMEKLERDGVILGLSGGIDSAVVSVLCKEAVGSDKVLALIMPEKDSKREHVKDAQLLAKNFNLKTKLLDISPILKKMNVYRLFALNKLPLPDKHKEKVVKKAYDYYEKQTGESPFTASILGFKNKDFKSLLQKNNAYYRAKHRIRMVLLYLYAEIENRLVVGCANKTESQIGFFVKYGCDDASDIMP; encoded by the coding sequence TTGGATAAAATAATGGATTCCGATGTAAAAATAAAACATCTGTATTCCCGCATGAAAATTGATCCTACAAAAATTGCTTTTTCACTTGGAAATTTTATTCGGGAGAATATGGAGAAATTGGAAAGAGATGGAGTAATTCTGGGTTTAAGCGGGGGAATTGATTCGGCAGTGGTATCTGTATTATGCAAAGAAGCGGTTGGTTCGGATAAAGTTTTGGCGCTAATAATGCCTGAAAAGGACTCAAAAAGGGAACATGTTAAGGATGCTCAACTTTTGGCAAAAAATTTTAACCTGAAAACAAAATTATTGGATATAAGCCCAATTTTGAAAAAAATGAATGTATATCGTTTGTTTGCTCTCAACAAACTTCCACTGCCGGATAAACACAAAGAAAAGGTGGTTAAAAAAGCTTATGATTATTATGAAAAACAAACCGGTGAATCTCCATTTACCGCCAGTATATTGGGATTTAAGAATAAGGATTTTAAATCTCTACTACAAAAAAATAACGCCTATTATAGGGCGAAACACAGAATAAGAATGGTGTTGCTTTATCTTTATGCAGAAATTGAAAATAGATTGGTTGTCGGCTGCGCCAATAAAACCGAATCTCAAATAGGTTTTTTTGTAAAATATGGTTGCGACGATGCGTCAGATATTATGCC